In a single window of the Microbacterium sp. SL75 genome:
- a CDS encoding isopenicillin N synthase family dioxygenase, whose amino-acid sequence MPAFTIPTIDISAWVAPGSPDARAAVVAAVDHACRTVGFMQVVGHGIPDAVISELTEGIDEFFALPLEAKKAYVRPAAENRGYSPPKSESLSYSLGVDPVTRMNDFFEAFNVGTSAAEYPGSTATEADYAENTWPAETRLFEPAVHAYYGEARRVAHTLTRIFASALRVPDDFFDGVTDHSIDVMRMNNYALPPGEIELGAELTGMGEHTDFGLVTVLWADQVAGLQVLGQDGSWNDVSPARGALLVNLGDVAARLTNDRWMSTLHRVKPPVVDGTIERRRSAAFFHDGNADAVIAPLPHFVSDEAPALYDPVTIREHIAAKLAGSRAGRKNTGAQREAARVTAASRG is encoded by the coding sequence ATGCCCGCTTTCACCATCCCGACGATCGACATCTCCGCCTGGGTCGCCCCGGGCTCCCCCGATGCGCGAGCGGCGGTGGTCGCCGCCGTCGACCACGCGTGTCGCACCGTGGGGTTCATGCAGGTGGTGGGTCACGGCATCCCGGATGCCGTGATCTCGGAGCTGACCGAGGGAATCGACGAGTTCTTCGCCCTGCCGTTGGAGGCGAAGAAGGCGTACGTGCGGCCCGCGGCGGAGAATCGCGGGTACAGCCCGCCGAAGAGCGAGTCGCTCAGCTACAGCCTGGGCGTCGACCCGGTGACGCGGATGAACGACTTCTTCGAGGCGTTCAACGTGGGAACCTCTGCCGCCGAGTACCCCGGCAGCACCGCGACCGAAGCGGACTACGCCGAGAACACCTGGCCGGCCGAGACGCGGCTGTTTGAGCCCGCGGTGCACGCCTACTACGGCGAAGCGCGCCGGGTCGCGCACACTCTCACGCGGATCTTCGCTTCGGCGCTTCGGGTGCCCGACGACTTCTTCGACGGCGTCACCGACCATTCGATCGATGTGATGCGCATGAACAACTACGCCCTCCCGCCCGGCGAGATCGAGCTCGGCGCCGAACTCACCGGCATGGGCGAGCACACCGACTTCGGCCTCGTGACGGTGCTGTGGGCGGATCAGGTCGCGGGCCTGCAGGTGCTCGGCCAGGACGGCTCGTGGAACGACGTCTCCCCCGCGCGCGGCGCGCTGCTCGTCAATCTCGGCGACGTCGCCGCCCGCCTGACCAACGACCGCTGGATGTCGACGCTGCACCGGGTGAAGCCACCCGTCGTCGACGGGACGATCGAGCGCCGCCGATCCGCCGCCTTCTTCCACGACGGCAATGCCGACGCCGTCATCGCCCCGCTGCCGCACTTCGTCTCGGACGAGGCTCCGGCCCTGTACGACCCGGTGACGATCCGCGAGCACATCGCGGCGAAGCTCGCCGGGTCGCGCGCGGGGCGCAAGAACACCGGTGCACAGCGCGAGGCAGCGCGGGTGACGGCAGCGAGCAGAGGCTGA
- a CDS encoding VIT1/CCC1 transporter family protein, whose translation MTTPATPTARDRRRWARYLVDERAEARVYRELASRRTGEERDILLALAEAEGRHEQHWIDLLGEQPPRLPQPGIGTRLLAWMARRFGSIFVLALAQNAEARSPYADEPYATPAMAADERVHHEVVRGLAARGRRRLSGTFRAAVFGANDGLVSNLALVMGVGATGVAPSFVLFSGIAGLLAGALSMGAGEFVSVRSQRELLEATEESDFADSALPHLDLDANELALVYRTRGMHPDEALEKAREVVTAAQAGTAPAAAAPGESSHDVVGSAWGAALSSFLFFASGAIIPVLPWIFGMSGFAAVALALGLVGVALMGTGAMVGLLSGASPLKRGLRQLAIGFGAAAVTYVLGLLFGVSAA comes from the coding sequence GTGACGACCCCCGCCACACCCACCGCCCGCGATCGCCGCCGCTGGGCTCGCTATCTCGTCGACGAACGCGCCGAGGCGCGCGTGTACCGCGAGCTCGCGTCGCGCCGCACCGGTGAAGAACGCGACATCCTCCTCGCCCTCGCCGAGGCCGAGGGGCGCCACGAGCAGCACTGGATCGACCTGCTCGGCGAGCAGCCGCCGCGCCTGCCGCAACCCGGCATCGGCACGCGTCTCCTGGCGTGGATGGCCCGCCGATTCGGCTCGATCTTCGTGCTGGCCCTGGCCCAGAACGCCGAGGCCCGCTCGCCCTACGCCGATGAGCCCTACGCCACCCCCGCGATGGCCGCCGACGAGCGCGTGCACCACGAGGTCGTGCGGGGCCTCGCCGCCCGCGGCCGTCGACGCCTCTCGGGGACCTTCCGCGCCGCCGTCTTCGGCGCCAACGACGGTCTTGTGTCGAACCTCGCGCTCGTGATGGGTGTCGGCGCGACCGGTGTCGCCCCGAGTTTCGTGCTGTTCAGCGGCATCGCGGGCCTGCTCGCGGGAGCCCTCTCGATGGGCGCCGGTGAGTTCGTGTCGGTGCGTTCGCAGCGCGAGTTGCTCGAGGCCACCGAAGAGAGCGACTTCGCCGACTCTGCTCTTCCTCACCTCGACCTGGATGCCAACGAGCTCGCGCTGGTCTACCGCACCCGCGGGATGCACCCCGATGAGGCCCTCGAAAAGGCTCGCGAGGTCGTCACCGCGGCCCAGGCGGGTACCGCACCCGCCGCGGCCGCCCCGGGCGAGTCCTCGCACGACGTCGTCGGCAGCGCATGGGGTGCGGCTCTGTCGAGCTTCCTGTTCTTCGCCTCGGGCGCGATCATCCCGGTGCTGCCGTGGATCTTCGGGATGTCGGGCTTCGCGGCCGTGGCCCTCGCCCTCGGCCTCGTCGGCGTCGCGCTGATGGGCACCGGTGCGATGGTCGGTCTGCTCTCGGGCGCCTCACCCCTCAAGCGCGGTCTGCGTCAGCTCGCGATCGGCTTCGGCGCCGCCGCGGTCACCTACGTGCTGGGTCTGCTGTTCGGGGTGTCGGCGGCCTGA
- a CDS encoding DEAD/DEAH box helicase — protein MPLDAATADGVEPHFGSFAAEHLSPSFPQRAPWGTAQRLRAWQAEALDLYFGLDGPDGEGKGPRDFLAAATPGAGKTTFALRLASELMRRRVVDRIVVVAPTEHLKTQWAEAAARVGIRLDPFFSNRHATPSRQYHGVAVTYAQVAVKAEVHQRLTMDARTLVILDEVHHGGDALSWGDALREAYNRATRRLLLSGTPFRSDTAPIPFVEYHPNAKGIRLSRTDYAYGYRRALEDGVVRPVFFLVYAGQMRWRTKAGEEMEAQLGQDNTKDITSQAWRTALDPNGDWIPAVLRSADRRLTEVRETVPDAGGLVIATDQTAARAYAAILEDISGEKVTIVLSDEAEASGRIETFSKGTSRWMVAVRMVSEGVDVPRLAVGVYATSASTPLFFAQAIGRFVRARRRGETASVFLPNVPQLLALAGEMEAQREHALDRDSDAEDQWNAEEDMMDAAEREDKASDALEQEFEYQALGSLAHFDRVMFDGQEFGQLAVPGTIEEEEFLGIPGLLEPEQVHEVLMSRATRQSRHRSTREATEKESGVEPPSVDDGGLPAPLHRTLKEQRQLLNTMVGLYARQSGEPHGLVHAELRRICGGPAVSHATVAQLQARIDVLRKRVHS, from the coding sequence TTGCCTCTCGACGCCGCGACGGCCGACGGCGTCGAACCCCACTTCGGCTCGTTCGCCGCCGAGCACCTGTCGCCCTCGTTCCCGCAGCGCGCCCCCTGGGGAACGGCGCAGCGCCTGCGCGCCTGGCAGGCCGAGGCGCTCGACCTCTACTTCGGCCTCGACGGGCCCGACGGCGAGGGCAAGGGCCCGCGCGATTTCCTCGCCGCGGCCACCCCCGGCGCCGGCAAGACGACCTTCGCCCTCCGCCTCGCCTCCGAGCTGATGCGTCGTCGCGTCGTCGACCGCATCGTCGTGGTGGCCCCCACCGAGCACCTCAAGACCCAGTGGGCCGAGGCGGCCGCGCGGGTCGGCATCCGTCTCGATCCCTTCTTCTCCAATCGGCACGCCACCCCCTCCCGGCAGTATCACGGCGTCGCGGTCACCTACGCCCAGGTCGCGGTGAAGGCCGAGGTGCATCAGCGTCTGACGATGGATGCCAGAACCCTCGTCATCCTCGACGAGGTGCATCACGGTGGAGATGCGCTGAGCTGGGGCGACGCCCTGCGCGAGGCCTACAACCGCGCGACTCGCCGACTGCTGCTGTCGGGAACGCCGTTCCGCAGTGACACCGCGCCCATTCCGTTCGTGGAGTACCACCCGAACGCGAAGGGCATCCGCCTCTCACGCACCGACTACGCCTACGGGTACCGGCGCGCTCTCGAGGACGGCGTCGTGCGGCCCGTCTTCTTCCTCGTCTATGCGGGGCAGATGCGCTGGCGCACGAAGGCCGGCGAAGAGATGGAGGCCCAGCTCGGGCAGGACAACACCAAGGACATTACCTCGCAGGCCTGGCGCACCGCGCTCGATCCGAACGGCGATTGGATCCCCGCGGTCCTTCGATCCGCGGATCGGCGCCTCACCGAGGTGCGCGAGACGGTCCCGGATGCCGGGGGCCTGGTCATCGCGACGGACCAGACCGCCGCACGCGCCTACGCCGCCATCCTCGAAGACATCAGCGGCGAGAAGGTCACCATCGTCCTCTCGGACGAAGCCGAGGCCTCGGGGCGGATCGAGACGTTCTCGAAGGGCACGAGCCGCTGGATGGTCGCCGTCCGCATGGTGTCCGAGGGGGTCGACGTCCCGCGCCTCGCCGTCGGCGTGTACGCCACGAGCGCTTCGACTCCGCTGTTCTTCGCCCAGGCCATCGGGCGTTTCGTCCGTGCGCGCCGTCGCGGTGAGACCGCGAGCGTGTTCCTTCCCAACGTCCCGCAGCTGCTCGCTCTCGCCGGCGAGATGGAGGCGCAGCGCGAGCACGCCCTCGATCGCGACAGCGACGCGGAAGACCAATGGAACGCCGAAGAAGACATGATGGATGCCGCCGAGCGCGAGGACAAAGCCTCCGACGCGCTCGAGCAGGAATTCGAGTACCAGGCGCTCGGATCCCTCGCGCATTTTGATCGCGTGATGTTCGACGGGCAGGAGTTCGGTCAACTCGCGGTTCCCGGAACCATCGAAGAGGAGGAGTTCCTCGGCATCCCGGGTCTTCTCGAACCCGAACAGGTGCACGAGGTGCTCATGTCGCGCGCCACGCGGCAGTCACGCCACCGGTCCACCCGCGAGGCGACCGAGAAGGAGAGCGGCGTCGAGCCGCCGAGCGTCGACGACGGGGGGCTTCCGGCCCCGCTGCACCGCACGCTGAAAGAACAACGTCAGCTGCTCAACACGATGGTGGGCCTCTATGCCCGCCAGAGCGGCGAGCCGCACGGACTCGTGCACGCCGAGCTCCGGCGCATCTGCGGCGGCCCCGCCGTGTCGCACGCGACGGTCGCCCAACTGCAGGCGCGCATCGACGTCCTGCGCAAGCGCGTGCATTCCTGA
- a CDS encoding SGNH/GDSL hydrolase family protein, with protein sequence MTLDPHSPRTSPSPDNPGPHPWRRYVALGDSFTEGIGDPLPDGGHRGWADRVAEVLASAVDDFAYANLAVRGKLIGQIVADQIEPALALKPDLITFSAGGNDVIRPGTDPDAVAQQFEDAVIRLRRDNNATVVVFTGIDTEFTPVFRGIRGKVAIYNENIRAIADAHDCVVADQWGLKEVQDMRFFDDDRLHYNALGHHEVARMVLRALNVPNDLQPMQPEALNATTWRAAREKDLVWARSYLVPWVLRRLRHQSSGDHIQAKRPEPLPVITLAPGRDATASGETRV encoded by the coding sequence ATGACACTCGATCCGCACTCGCCCCGCACCTCGCCCTCGCCCGACAACCCCGGTCCGCACCCCTGGCGCCGGTACGTCGCCCTGGGCGATTCGTTCACCGAAGGCATCGGCGACCCGCTGCCCGACGGCGGCCATCGGGGGTGGGCCGACCGCGTCGCCGAGGTCCTCGCCTCGGCGGTCGACGACTTCGCCTACGCCAACCTCGCCGTGCGCGGCAAGCTCATCGGGCAGATCGTGGCCGACCAGATCGAGCCCGCGCTCGCGCTCAAGCCCGACCTCATCACGTTCTCGGCGGGCGGCAACGACGTCATCCGTCCCGGGACCGATCCGGATGCCGTGGCTCAGCAGTTCGAAGATGCCGTCATCCGCCTGCGTCGCGACAACAACGCCACCGTCGTCGTGTTCACCGGCATCGATACCGAGTTCACGCCCGTGTTCCGCGGCATTCGCGGCAAGGTCGCAATCTACAACGAGAACATCCGCGCGATCGCCGACGCCCACGACTGCGTCGTCGCCGACCAGTGGGGACTGAAAGAGGTGCAGGACATGCGCTTCTTCGACGACGACCGGCTGCACTACAACGCTCTCGGCCACCACGAGGTGGCGCGCATGGTGCTGAGGGCGTTGAACGTGCCCAACGACCTGCAGCCGATGCAGCCAGAGGCCCTGAACGCCACCACGTGGCGTGCCGCGCGCGAGAAAGACCTCGTGTGGGCGCGGTCGTACCTCGTGCCGTGGGTGCTGCGGCGTCTGCGGCATCAGTCGTCGGGCGACCACATCCAAGCCAAGCGTCCCGAGCCGCTGCCCGTCATCACGCTGGCGCCAGGGCGGGATGCCACGGCCTCGGGCGAGACGCGGGTCTGA
- a CDS encoding non-ribosomal peptide synthetase: MIADVLQATPLQRGLLALAAETDDAYVIQVRLELDGRVDATRLRSAVDTVAARHPVVLGRFVDEGLPHPVHVIPARGTIPVEERSGDGMTIADEERGRGFDVRTGPLLRVTLVHADAGDEVVLTGHHIALDGWSFGIVIDEIQRAYADAALPAVRPFRDQVLHLQQKDMTAALDHWRARLGDGFVPLQLADRATEPGDGRFGAATIERRGWSASDTDRLLSFARSHDVTLNTLAQLATAVMLSRLTDRDDVVFGTTVSGRDPELVGSESMVGLFITTVPVRIGLDDAPVAAVLERLQHDFALDVAHAHPGLRAIARTAGAGSLFDTLLVFQNAPVSRHDGTGFAPDAAVRHAEAHSLTHYPLVVAPAVIEGRFVVDVEVRAEQLVGHSASGLADLWQAALDEIIARPAAPVDGIRAERHVDRAAWTRLAGHAYAVGRDSDLTAGMDAAVSRRDPSAADDRGAPLEDRRTVPDLFAGTVASGPDAIALADGTRAWTYRELDDRTARLAAGLAAAGIGGGDVVGIALPRSIEVVEALFGIARAGACAVYLDPTLPAGRLDAIRRLSDPRAVIGVSPWHDVPKVEPADAAPPVVEVHPDDALYMIFTSGSTGEPKGVVATHRGIVALHADHAERAYSGAAPGSLTVGHAWSFGFDASWQPLLALFSGHRVELLDADTMRDPVSLEAEILGRGITMIELSPTLFGCLPADSPVHERLRVLGLGGEAVGVEAWRTLGDSPVRAMNFYGPTETTVDAVSAVMSETDEVVLGRPVAGMRAYVLDRRLRPTPVGAVGELYLAGPQLARGYAARAALTAERFVADPFRHGGRMYRTADLVRVRPDGRLAYLGRSDDQVKIRGHRIELGEVATAVRSLGGVREAAVLPRPRGRGTVLRAFLVTDEPGPFPRFMDAASFRTKLAAVLPGYMVPADAVLVEALPLTPNGKLDARALQALEPAVAVSAGGVLAETTSARADLAEVALAEAVLDEAAEAVLGHPVDRDDDLLDAGMDSIDLVSFTHALAARGVSVTIADVLSHRTLAELAGAVEGAPAFA; the protein is encoded by the coding sequence ATGATCGCCGACGTCCTCCAGGCCACCCCGCTGCAGCGCGGACTGCTGGCCCTGGCCGCCGAGACCGACGACGCGTACGTCATCCAGGTGCGTCTCGAACTCGACGGGCGAGTGGATGCCACTCGCTTGCGCTCCGCCGTCGACACGGTCGCTGCGCGTCACCCGGTCGTGCTCGGGCGCTTCGTCGACGAGGGACTGCCGCACCCGGTCCACGTCATTCCCGCGCGGGGCACGATCCCCGTCGAAGAACGCTCCGGCGACGGCATGACGATCGCCGACGAGGAACGCGGGCGCGGGTTCGACGTGCGCACCGGTCCGCTGCTGCGGGTGACCCTCGTCCATGCCGACGCGGGCGACGAGGTCGTGCTCACCGGGCACCACATCGCACTCGACGGGTGGTCGTTCGGCATCGTGATCGACGAGATCCAGCGTGCCTACGCAGACGCCGCGCTCCCCGCGGTGCGCCCCTTCCGCGATCAGGTGCTCCACCTGCAGCAGAAAGACATGACCGCAGCGCTCGACCACTGGCGCGCGCGTCTCGGCGACGGCTTCGTCCCGTTGCAGCTGGCCGACCGTGCGACCGAGCCCGGCGACGGCCGCTTCGGCGCCGCCACGATCGAGCGGCGGGGGTGGTCGGCATCCGACACCGATCGCCTCCTGTCGTTCGCCCGCAGCCACGACGTGACCCTGAACACGCTCGCCCAGCTCGCCACCGCCGTGATGCTGTCGCGCCTGACCGACCGCGACGACGTCGTCTTCGGCACCACCGTGTCGGGCCGCGACCCCGAGCTCGTCGGCAGCGAGAGCATGGTGGGGCTGTTCATCACGACCGTGCCGGTGCGTATCGGCCTCGACGACGCTCCCGTGGCCGCCGTGCTCGAGCGGCTGCAGCACGACTTCGCCCTCGACGTCGCACACGCCCACCCCGGGCTGCGCGCGATCGCCCGCACCGCCGGCGCCGGGTCGCTCTTCGACACCCTGCTCGTCTTCCAGAACGCGCCCGTCTCGCGTCACGACGGCACCGGTTTCGCTCCGGATGCCGCTGTCCGCCACGCCGAAGCGCACAGCCTCACGCACTACCCGCTCGTCGTCGCCCCCGCGGTGATCGAGGGTCGGTTCGTCGTCGATGTCGAGGTGCGCGCTGAGCAGCTCGTCGGGCACTCCGCGTCGGGGCTCGCCGATCTGTGGCAGGCCGCGCTGGACGAGATCATCGCCCGACCCGCCGCGCCGGTCGACGGCATCCGGGCCGAACGGCACGTGGACCGCGCGGCGTGGACGCGGCTGGCCGGCCACGCGTATGCAGTCGGGCGCGACAGCGATCTCACCGCGGGGATGGATGCCGCCGTCTCTCGCCGCGACCCGAGCGCGGCGGACGACCGGGGCGCCCCGCTCGAAGACCGCCGAACCGTTCCCGACCTGTTCGCCGGGACCGTGGCATCCGGCCCCGACGCGATCGCCCTCGCCGATGGCACCCGCGCCTGGACCTACCGCGAGCTCGACGATCGCACGGCCCGCCTCGCCGCCGGACTCGCCGCCGCGGGGATCGGCGGGGGAGACGTGGTCGGCATCGCCCTGCCGCGCTCGATCGAGGTGGTCGAGGCGCTGTTCGGCATCGCCCGGGCCGGTGCGTGCGCGGTGTACCTCGACCCGACGCTACCCGCCGGTCGCCTCGACGCGATCCGCCGCCTGTCCGACCCTCGAGCGGTGATCGGCGTCTCGCCGTGGCACGACGTGCCGAAGGTCGAGCCCGCGGACGCCGCCCCGCCCGTCGTCGAAGTGCACCCCGACGACGCGCTGTACATGATCTTCACCTCCGGGTCGACGGGGGAGCCCAAGGGCGTTGTCGCCACGCACCGCGGCATCGTGGCCCTCCACGCCGACCACGCCGAGCGTGCGTACTCCGGCGCCGCACCGGGGTCGCTTACCGTCGGGCACGCGTGGTCGTTCGGGTTCGACGCGTCGTGGCAGCCGTTGCTGGCCCTGTTCTCGGGACACCGGGTGGAGCTGCTCGACGCCGACACGATGCGCGATCCGGTCAGCCTCGAGGCCGAGATCCTGGGCCGCGGCATCACGATGATCGAGCTGTCGCCCACGCTTTTCGGGTGCCTGCCGGCCGACAGCCCGGTGCACGAGCGCTTGCGCGTGCTGGGACTCGGGGGAGAGGCGGTCGGTGTCGAGGCGTGGCGCACGCTGGGGGATTCGCCGGTGCGCGCGATGAACTTCTACGGACCCACCGAGACGACCGTCGACGCCGTGTCGGCGGTGATGAGCGAGACCGACGAGGTCGTGCTGGGTCGACCGGTCGCCGGGATGCGCGCGTACGTCCTCGACCGGCGGCTGCGGCCCACACCCGTGGGAGCCGTCGGCGAGCTCTACCTCGCCGGCCCGCAGCTCGCGCGCGGGTACGCGGCGCGCGCAGCCCTCACCGCCGAGCGGTTCGTCGCCGACCCCTTCCGGCACGGCGGACGCATGTACCGCACCGCCGACCTGGTCCGCGTGCGACCCGACGGACGACTCGCGTACCTCGGCCGCTCCGACGACCAGGTCAAGATCCGCGGGCACCGCATCGAACTCGGCGAGGTCGCGACGGCAGTGCGCAGCCTCGGCGGGGTGCGCGAGGCCGCGGTGCTCCCGCGGCCCCGCGGGCGCGGGACGGTGCTGCGGGCCTTCCTCGTCACCGACGAGCCGGGTCCCTTCCCCCGATTCATGGATGCCGCCTCCTTCCGCACGAAGCTCGCCGCGGTGCTGCCGGGGTACATGGTCCCCGCCGACGCGGTACTGGTCGAGGCGCTGCCGCTGACGCCGAACGGCAAGCTCGACGCGCGCGCGCTGCAGGCGCTGGAGCCCGCCGTGGCCGTCTCTGCGGGGGGCGTTCTCGCTGAGACCACCTCTGCGCGAGCCGATCTCGCGGAGGTGGCTCTCGCGGAGGCCGTTCTCGATGAGGCCGCCGAAGCCGTGCTCGGTCACCCGGTCGACCGCGACGACGACCTCCTCGACGCCGGAATGGACAGCATCGACCTCGTCTCGTTCACCCACGCCCTCGCCGCGCGCGGGGTCTCCGTGACGATCGCCGACGTGCTGAGTCACCGCACGCTCGCAGAGCTCGCGGGGGCGGTGGAGGGCGCCCCGGCGTTCGCGTGA
- a CDS encoding condensation domain-containing protein, protein MGGRPRRRSRTPGAPRSAETEESGAATRADAVALLPQQRGIWFLDRFDDGGLGYAIPYVLRFTSAPDAAALRAAVRDVLVRHEGLRVLVDVVDGTPRQRVVPTHRLDDLAWWSTDAEDLRRGFDLDREIGVRAVHTDDGRSLGLLLHHLVADEWSTGILLRDLATAYDARAAGRAPAWPTPAPSPLDLVTERADTDASLAFWRARLADAPAGLPLAADRAPDPLAPADGGWHAFTIADGAAAGLRGVARRTRSSLFVVLEAAVVATLARLGESDDILVAVPVAGRDERTAEMVGMLANTVVLRHRVPADTSLDALVVSARETLVNALEHETVPFENVVLAVGPDRSTGLSPLATTMVQLHSGGELRGTLPHPGGEIAYEIAEPERTHAKFELSFEFIDDAEGLRGGIAFRTALFDSRTVARLAERLLAVIGALADSDETATLADLPIPRGEARPTESNAPDAEPVRSSGAGAAAGSVPAAAGAGNDPDIDTLNAVLACAAEALGIPDPSPEASFFALGGDSISSIAFVARLRERGLAAVPRQVFAHPVLVELARALRPAETAATATESTPLSASGLSPELLVALVGDPR, encoded by the coding sequence ATCGGGGGCCGCCCGCGCCGACGCTCCCGCACCCCCGGTGCGCCGCGTTCCGCCGAAACGGAGGAGTCCGGTGCGGCCACGCGCGCCGACGCGGTTGCGCTGCTCCCGCAGCAGCGCGGCATCTGGTTCCTCGACCGCTTCGACGACGGCGGTCTCGGCTACGCCATCCCGTACGTGCTGCGCTTCACCAGTGCTCCCGATGCCGCCGCGCTCCGCGCAGCCGTCCGCGACGTGCTCGTGCGCCACGAGGGCCTGCGCGTCCTGGTCGATGTCGTCGACGGCACCCCCCGGCAGCGCGTGGTGCCGACGCACCGGCTCGACGACCTCGCCTGGTGGTCGACGGATGCCGAGGACCTCCGTCGCGGCTTCGACCTCGACCGTGAGATCGGGGTGCGCGCGGTGCACACCGACGACGGCCGGTCGCTGGGTCTGTTGCTGCACCATCTGGTCGCCGACGAGTGGTCCACCGGCATCCTGTTGCGCGATCTCGCCACCGCCTACGACGCGCGTGCCGCCGGACGCGCGCCGGCATGGCCGACCCCCGCGCCCTCGCCGCTCGACCTGGTCACGGAACGCGCCGACACAGACGCGTCCCTGGCGTTCTGGCGTGCGCGGCTCGCCGACGCGCCCGCGGGGCTGCCCCTCGCCGCCGATCGCGCGCCCGATCCCCTCGCCCCGGCCGACGGCGGGTGGCACGCGTTCACGATCGCCGACGGAGCCGCCGCGGGCTTGCGCGGCGTCGCCCGGCGCACCCGCTCGAGCCTGTTCGTGGTGCTCGAGGCCGCGGTCGTCGCCACGCTCGCCCGCCTCGGCGAGAGCGACGACATCCTCGTCGCCGTTCCCGTGGCGGGCCGCGACGAGCGCACGGCCGAAATGGTGGGCATGCTCGCCAACACGGTCGTGCTGCGGCATCGGGTTCCGGCCGACACGTCGCTCGACGCCCTCGTGGTCTCGGCGCGCGAGACCCTCGTCAACGCGCTCGAGCACGAGACGGTGCCGTTCGAGAACGTCGTGCTCGCGGTCGGTCCCGACCGCTCGACCGGCCTGAGCCCCCTCGCCACGACGATGGTGCAGCTGCACAGCGGGGGAGAGTTGCGCGGCACGCTCCCGCACCCGGGCGGCGAGATCGCCTACGAGATCGCCGAGCCCGAGCGCACGCACGCGAAGTTCGAGTTGTCGTTCGAGTTCATCGACGACGCCGAGGGCTTGCGCGGCGGAATCGCGTTCCGCACCGCGCTGTTCGACTCGCGCACGGTCGCCCGTCTCGCCGAACGGCTGCTGGCCGTCATCGGCGCGCTGGCCGACTCCGACGAAACCGCGACCCTCGCCGATCTCCCGATCCCGCGCGGCGAGGCGCGGCCGACCGAGTCGAATGCTCCGGATGCCGAGCCCGTCCGCAGTTCCGGGGCGGGGGCTGCGGCGGGTTCCGTTCCCGCCGCCGCGGGCGCGGGAAACGATCCCGACATCGACACCCTGAACGCGGTCCTCGCGTGCGCGGCCGAGGCGCTCGGCATCCCCGATCCCTCGCCCGAGGCGTCGTTCTTCGCCCTCGGCGGCGACAGCATCTCATCGATCGCGTTCGTCGCGCGCCTCCGGGAGCGCGGTCTCGCCGCCGTCCCGCGCCAGGTGTTCGCGCACCCGGTGCTCGTCGAGCTCGCGCGTGCGCTCCGGCCCGCCGAGACCGCCGCGACCGCGACCGAAAGCACCCCGCTGTCGGCCTCCGGGCTCAGCCCCGAACTCCTCGTCGCTCTGGTGGGGGACCCCCGATGA